The genome window TGAATGCCTGCATCGCGGAGTTCCCTGCCCTCTTCGACCAGGGCAACGCCAAGCATATCCGCGCCAAGCTTCAGGAGGCGCTTTGAAACCTCCACGGCCCCATGTCCATAGGCCCTGGCCTTGACCACGGCCAAAACCTGCTGCCCCTCCGAGCGACGGACAACTTCCCTGAAATTGTGGTCAAGAGCATCCATGTCGATCATGGCGATCGTAGGCCGGTCCGACGGGAACGCCGCCTCTGCCGATTGGTGAGGCCCCGTTTCAGTGGATGGTGCTCTCATTGATCTCCTCGAACTTGTTCGACGCGGGAAGTATCTCTATCTTATCGAAAGACTGAGAACAGTCCAGGCACTCCCAATGGTGAACGGTCCAGGATTCAAGGTCCATTTCAAGACCGAGGTCGTCCTCCTGAAAAAGATTGGTCCCTCCGCAGAACGGACACATGATGGGGTCCATAATCGATCCTCCGATCTTCATCCCGATGAACTTACCCTGGTGCCCGGGAATAAACATTACTTTCCCTCCGCTCGTCCATATGCATGATGAACACATACAGGCGAGTCTTATGAAAGGCTGAAAAATAAGACGTCTTCGCCCGTTACTTCAATAAATCTGCCGTGTTTTCAGAGATTTCAAATACTTTATCACAGAGGTGATCTTTTTGCAAAAGAATTTTTGGCAGGAGGTTGCTGCTGTTTGATGGAAATAAAACAGCCCATTCCCGGTTATCGAGAATGGGCTGAGATTAGGAAGGTTTCGCCTGAAACGCCCCCTCACCTTTATCCTCTCCCCCGTGGGGAGAGGATAATTTATTATGCTCAACGAGATCAGTGCGATGATCCTCCGCAACAAGTCATAACCATTGTTTCTTTCTCATGAAAGAACAACAGAGAGAGACATCCGATAATCGTCTCCCTCTTTTCCCCTGCATCCTGCACTTTCCTCCCGCATTTTCCTCTCCACTTTCCCCCCTTTTCTGTTATAATGCCCCGCAAGGAGTCCCTATGCGTCTTCCCAAAGAAATGATCAAACACATCTCCGATGCGATCGCCGCGAACCTTGAGAGCAAGGGACTGGTGGAGTATGAGGTGCCCAAAAAAGCGATCGCCGAGAAGATCGCGGAGGTGATCACCGCGGACATGATGGCGGAAGAAGCCCTGAACAAGGACGTGGAGAAGCTCCTTGCCGCGCATGCTGACGAGATCGCCCGGGAAAATATGGATTACCGCAAGGTGTTCGATATGACCAGGCAGAAACTCGCGAAGGAACGCGGGATCGTTTTGTGACGCCCCCTCACCTCAATCCTCTCCCCTTGGGGGAGAGGAAGTAACAAGTCCCCCTCGCCCCTCCGGGGAGAGGGCTAGGGTGAGGGGCCATACCGCATCAGAGGAGAAAATCAACCACCATGCGCTTGAGCGAAGACAGAATTTACCACATCTCCCACCTGATCCAGGACATGCTGATCCGGAACAGGAACGTCGATGTGCTCCTGACCGAGGAGCGCATGCTCCGCGAGATCAAGCGGACCATAGCCGATGAGCTCAAGTTCGAGGACGACGCGGACGAGGCGGCGCGGCGCACCATCCAGTCGCTGTCGCGCAAGGTCCCCGAAGGCAGCCGTGAGTGGGACGTCCTCTATCGCAAATATGTGGAAGAAGAGATGAACAGGAGAAGAAAGATTTGAATAAAATCATCCTCGCCGGGTTGGTCCTCTACACCCTCTCTTCCGGCTTGGGATTCTTTCTCGTGCCGGAACCGTCAAACCTGCACCTGGCAATCTGGCTGACGGGATATATCGTACTCGTCCTGACCGTTTCCTATGAGTCCTTTTTTTCCGATGCACGTTTGAATTTCTTCCCCTTCATCGTCCTCGCCGTTGTCCTGCTGAATTTCTTTGTGCAGATCACGGGCGGTTCGCACTCCCCGCTGTGGCCCGCTTATTTCCTCTTCGCCGTCATGATCGCGGCATTTGCTCCTCTGATCCAGACGTACGGAACGATCTGCCTGATCCTCGGGATCGAATCATCCAATCTCTTTCTTTCAGGCCAGTGGCAGCCGGAGCGATGGCCCGTGTATGCGGGTTTCGGCGCATCCTTGTCCGGTCTGTCCATTGCCATCGCTCATATCATGCACCGTACCCGTCAGGAGACTGCACAACTCAAGGACGCCCATGAACGGTTGATCGCCCATGCGGACGCTCTCGACCCCCTTGCGGAGACAAACACCCTCGAATCGCTTATGGGCAGGCAGACAGCCGCGGTGAGCGCCGCTCTGGAGCGCGAGTCCACCTTTAACGGGCTCATCGACATGATCGCCCATTTCGTGCCCGCCCACTCCTATGCACTCTTTCTGAAAGAACGCGGCGAGGTCTTTGTACTGCGCGCGATCAAGTCGGAAAGCGACCATGCGATTCTGCCGGTGGGCACGGAACTGCGGGGCAAGACCTACATCGACGTCTGCGCTGAGCAGAAGCAGCGTCAGTATATATCCGACATCTCGGGCATGGGCACGCCCATCGCCAACCTCGGCTACTACCGGCACGATGTTCGGAACGTGCCGATCAAGACCTTCCTTGCCATCCCCGTGGTCCATGACGGGAACACGATCGGCGTTATTGCAGTGGACAGCCTGGAGCCGGGGGCCTTTTCTCTCGAGGACCAGGACATCTTTGGCTACTTCGAGACCTTTTTTATCCAGATCATCGAAAAGATCCAGCTGTCGCTCAAGCTGAGGTCCCGTGCCGATCACTTTCGCACACTGCATGAGATCAGCTCCGACCTGAACAGCAGTCTCAGGTTCGGCGAGATCATGGACAAGGTGATCCCCCGGATCCAGCAGCTGGTGCC of Nitrospirota bacterium contains these proteins:
- a CDS encoding sensor domain-containing diguanylate cyclase; the protein is MNKIILAGLVLYTLSSGLGFFLVPEPSNLHLAIWLTGYIVLVLTVSYESFFSDARLNFFPFIVLAVVLLNFFVQITGGSHSPLWPAYFLFAVMIAAFAPLIQTYGTICLILGIESSNLFLSGQWQPERWPVYAGFGASLSGLSIAIAHIMHRTRQETAQLKDAHERLIAHADALDPLAETNTLESLMGRQTAAVSAALERESTFNGLIDMIAHFVPAHSYALFLKERGEVFVLRAIKSESDHAILPVGTELRGKTYIDVCAEQKQRQYISDISGMGTPIANLGYYRHDVRNVPIKTFLAIPVVHDGNTIGVIAVDSLEPGAFSLEDQDIFGYFETFFIQIIEKIQLSLKLRSRADHFRTLHEISSDLNSSLRFGEIMDKVIPRIQQLVPFDFCACVLKTEEEGKPYLLFIALHGYDAKLINTAFPFEDSALATSMQKHWQEGGIISHYAPDLGDRGRDIGLFPFKELQKPIKSLYGRLLIAKDDCIGVFFFSSLKTDAFTDYHRGPLLDTLMNQISMVAYNSLLYQRIGDLARTDGLTGLLNHRTFMEKLSEEYRRIDRDVRPFSILLMDIDKFKNVNDAYGHPVGDIALKAVAKVLEDTGRGSDFVARYGGEEFAIGMVDTNIKGAEQMAERVRKLIEKTVAARVGSNDLMLTLSIGVSSFPEDTKNKADLVTLADNALYHAKRLGRNRVCLHRNVKDAEPAPSKLDV